From one Catenuloplanes nepalensis genomic stretch:
- a CDS encoding sensor histidine kinase produces the protein MALPVALGQRQLTLTVRPSTPLIGEARRHLDTVVLTGGALLSLALSVLVLVLITARERFATAARRALADRRADADALRLAQTALREREAELAGFSALATDRLQTPLTNVASYADLLAEEVGPRLDPASLGFLDHIGRSTRRMLHVVDELLAYTLAGEAPLRLEPVDLAGLAAEVVAAHVAVSPTLPSIDIGALPVVTADAALLRQLLDHLVGNAVTYVRHGTAARITIGARQDSNGWWRIEVADRGDPGHAGDHDQHHQRRERPGQQRADAAGPGSPRA, from the coding sequence GTGGCGCTGCCGGTCGCGTTGGGCCAGCGGCAGCTCACGCTCACCGTGCGCCCGAGCACGCCGTTGATCGGCGAGGCGCGGCGGCACCTGGACACGGTCGTGCTGACCGGCGGCGCGCTGCTCAGCCTGGCGCTGTCCGTGCTGGTCCTGGTGCTGATCACGGCGCGGGAGCGGTTCGCCACGGCCGCCCGGCGCGCGCTCGCCGACCGGCGGGCCGACGCGGACGCGCTGCGCCTGGCGCAGACCGCGCTGCGCGAGCGGGAGGCGGAACTGGCCGGCTTCTCCGCGCTCGCGACCGACCGGCTACAGACGCCGCTGACCAACGTCGCCAGCTACGCCGACCTGCTCGCCGAGGAGGTCGGCCCGCGGCTCGACCCGGCGTCGCTGGGCTTCCTGGACCACATCGGCCGCAGCACGCGGCGCATGCTGCACGTGGTGGACGAGCTGCTGGCGTACACGCTGGCCGGCGAGGCTCCGCTGCGCCTGGAGCCGGTCGACCTGGCCGGACTCGCGGCCGAGGTGGTGGCCGCGCACGTGGCGGTCTCGCCGACGCTGCCGAGCATCGACATCGGCGCGCTGCCGGTGGTGACCGCGGACGCGGCGCTGCTCCGCCAGCTGCTCGACCACCTGGTCGGCAACGCCGTGACATACGTGCGGCACGGCACCGCGGCCCGGATCACGATCGGCGCGCGGCAGGACTCGAACGGCTGGTGGCGGATCGAGGTCGCGGACCGCGGCGATCCCGGCCACGCCGGAGATCACGACCAGCACCACCAGCGCCGCGAACGTCCTGGTCAGCAGCGAGCCGATGCTGCCGGCCCGGGGTCGCCCCGCGCATGA
- a CDS encoding glycosyltransferase family 2 protein — translation MVDDWGWVRTVIGIADVFVFVYFVALNSSYLGLLLLAAAEFHRYLRRVPFNGLEDLFRSPLTMPVSVLMPAHNEGAGIVPAVQAMMALRYPRFEIVVIDDGSTDDTFDRLEREFDLVAVPRVVPGEVPFRGAVISVHVARANPDSLIVVRKVNGGKADALNVGINLSRHPLVCMADADSVLDPEALLSVTKPFADDPLETAAVGGVVRIANGCAVVGGRVVDVRMPRQWLVRMQIVEYLRAFLMGRTGWSRLGGLVVISGAFGMFRRDLLAEVGGMAHDTIGEDAELVVRLHHHLRERGRPYRVTFVAEPVSWSEAPVSLRVLGRQRSRWHRGLAEIVRIHRGMLLRPRYGRIGMVALPYYVLFELLAPFVELSALILLPAGLLVDVIDLGFAWRFALAAYGYGMLVSMSALLLEEVSFHRYPRWGDLGRGFLAAIFENVGYRQVLAYFQARGAWQAWRNKKQVWGAMPRQGFDTVRPL, via the coding sequence ATGGTCGACGACTGGGGCTGGGTACGGACCGTGATCGGCATCGCGGACGTGTTCGTATTCGTCTACTTCGTGGCGCTGAACAGCAGCTATCTGGGTCTGCTGCTGCTCGCCGCGGCCGAGTTCCATCGGTACCTGCGCCGGGTGCCGTTCAACGGCCTGGAGGACCTGTTCCGCAGCCCGCTGACCATGCCGGTCTCGGTGCTGATGCCGGCCCACAACGAGGGCGCCGGGATCGTGCCCGCGGTACAGGCGATGATGGCGCTGCGCTACCCCCGGTTCGAGATCGTGGTGATCGACGACGGCTCCACCGACGACACGTTCGACCGGCTGGAGCGCGAGTTCGACCTGGTCGCGGTGCCGCGCGTGGTGCCGGGCGAGGTGCCGTTCCGGGGTGCGGTGATCAGCGTGCACGTGGCCCGCGCGAACCCGGACAGCCTGATCGTGGTCCGCAAGGTCAACGGCGGCAAGGCGGACGCGCTCAACGTCGGCATCAACCTCTCCCGGCACCCGCTGGTCTGCATGGCCGACGCGGACTCGGTGCTGGACCCGGAGGCGCTGCTCTCGGTGACCAAGCCGTTCGCGGACGACCCGCTGGAGACCGCGGCGGTCGGCGGCGTGGTGCGGATCGCGAACGGCTGCGCGGTGGTCGGCGGCCGCGTGGTCGACGTGCGCATGCCCCGGCAGTGGCTGGTGCGCATGCAGATCGTCGAATATCTGCGCGCGTTCCTGATGGGCCGCACCGGCTGGTCCCGGCTCGGCGGCCTGGTCGTCATCTCCGGCGCGTTCGGCATGTTCCGCCGCGACCTGCTGGCCGAGGTCGGCGGGATGGCGCACGACACCATCGGCGAGGACGCGGAGCTGGTCGTGCGGCTGCATCACCACCTGCGGGAACGCGGCCGGCCGTACCGGGTGACCTTCGTGGCGGAACCGGTGTCGTGGAGCGAGGCGCCGGTGAGCCTGCGCGTGCTCGGCCGGCAGCGGAGCCGCTGGCACCGTGGCCTCGCGGAGATCGTGCGCATCCACCGAGGCATGCTGCTGCGCCCGCGGTACGGCCGGATCGGCATGGTCGCGCTGCCGTACTACGTGCTGTTCGAGCTGCTGGCGCCGTTCGTGGAACTGTCCGCGCTGATCCTGCTCCCGGCCGGGCTACTGGTGGACGTGATCGATCTCGGCTTCGCGTGGCGGTTCGCCCTCGCCGCCTACGGCTACGGCATGCTGGTCAGCATGTCGGCCCTGCTCCTGGAGGAGGTGTCGTTCCACCGCTATCCGCGCTGGGGCGACCTCGGGCGCGGGTTCCTCGCCGCGATCTTCGAGAACGTGGGTTACCGGCAGGTGCTCGCCTACTTCCAGGCCCGCGGTGCCTGGCAGGCGTGGCGGAACAAGAAGCAGGTCTGGGGTGCGATGCCGCGTCAGGGCTTCGACACGGTCCGGCCGCTCTGA
- a CDS encoding fatty acid desaturase family protein, whose translation MTVMEKKDVNPIAHLTPEDIEAIGVELDALRDEIMSSRGERDSAYIRRVISTQRRLELGSRAILLFSLFPPAWVVGTVGLSIAKIIENMEIGHNVMHGQWDWMRDPKIHSTTWEWDNASPAAQWKHAHNEVHHTYTNVVGRDNDLGYGIMRVDEDQKWTPGLLAQPLYNFINMCFFEYGIAAYDLQLGRNLKTRKRRRDPKFKAAYQQVLKKIGRQMLKDYVIHPALSGPSFLTTILANMVANLVRNVWTHSVIMCGHFPNGVETFSKTSIEGETRGEWYLRQMLGSANIRGSKFMHFMTGNLSHQIEHHLFPDMPSPRYAEIAPRIRDLFERYNLTYTTGPLPVQVASAWFKVFRLALPTKEDLRRRREGGRGTGAPRGPRKLVEGHASARRAPVTAAPVTAAAMTATN comes from the coding sequence ATGACCGTCATGGAGAAGAAGGACGTCAACCCGATCGCCCACCTCACCCCCGAGGACATCGAGGCGATCGGCGTCGAGCTGGACGCGCTGCGCGACGAGATCATGTCCAGCCGCGGCGAGCGGGACTCCGCGTACATCCGCAGGGTGATCTCGACGCAGCGGCGCCTGGAGCTGGGCAGCCGCGCGATCCTGCTGTTCTCGCTGTTCCCGCCGGCCTGGGTCGTCGGCACGGTCGGCCTCTCGATCGCGAAGATCATCGAGAACATGGAGATCGGCCACAACGTCATGCACGGCCAGTGGGACTGGATGCGTGACCCGAAGATCCACTCGACCACGTGGGAGTGGGACAACGCCTCCCCGGCCGCGCAGTGGAAGCACGCGCACAACGAGGTCCACCACACGTACACGAACGTGGTCGGCCGGGACAACGACCTCGGCTACGGCATCATGCGGGTGGACGAGGACCAGAAGTGGACGCCGGGCCTGCTCGCGCAGCCGCTCTACAACTTCATCAACATGTGCTTCTTCGAGTACGGCATCGCGGCGTACGACCTGCAGCTCGGCCGCAACCTGAAGACGAGGAAGCGCCGCCGGGACCCGAAGTTCAAGGCCGCGTACCAGCAGGTGCTGAAGAAGATCGGCCGCCAGATGCTCAAGGACTACGTGATCCACCCGGCGCTGTCCGGCCCGTCGTTCCTGACCACGATCCTGGCGAACATGGTGGCGAACCTGGTCCGGAACGTCTGGACGCACTCGGTGATCATGTGCGGTCACTTCCCGAACGGCGTGGAGACGTTCTCCAAGACCAGCATCGAGGGCGAGACCCGCGGCGAGTGGTACCTGCGCCAGATGCTCGGCTCGGCGAACATCCGCGGCTCGAAGTTCATGCACTTCATGACCGGCAACCTGTCGCACCAGATCGAGCACCACCTGTTCCCGGACATGCCGAGCCCGCGGTACGCCGAGATCGCGCCGCGGATCCGCGACCTGTTCGAGCGCTACAACCTGACCTACACCACCGGCCCGCTGCCGGTGCAGGTCGCCTCCGCCTGGTTCAAGGTGTTCCGCCTCGCCCTCCCCACCAAGGAGGACCTGCGCCGGCGCCGCGAGGGCGGCCGGGGCACCGGCGCGCCGCGCGGCCCCCGCAAGCTCGTCGAGGGCCACGCCTCCGCCCGCCGCGCCCCGGTCACCGCCGCCCCGGTCACCGCCGCCGCGATGACCGCCACGAACTAG
- a CDS encoding response regulator transcription factor, with product MTAVLIADDDADIRDLVAFKLEQVGYDVIAVEDGQSALEAARRDQPALAVLDVSMPGLSGIDVCRMLRADQATAGMLIVILTARVQEQDIEGGFGAGADDYVTKPFSPRELVSRIQSLLTRSRA from the coding sequence TTGACCGCCGTACTCATTGCCGATGACGATGCCGACATCCGGGACCTGGTCGCGTTCAAGCTGGAGCAGGTCGGCTACGACGTGATCGCGGTCGAGGACGGGCAGTCCGCGCTGGAGGCAGCCCGCCGCGACCAGCCCGCGCTCGCGGTGCTGGACGTCTCCATGCCCGGCCTGTCCGGCATCGACGTGTGCCGGATGCTGCGCGCCGACCAGGCCACCGCCGGCATGCTGATCGTGATACTCACCGCCCGTGTGCAGGAGCAGGACATCGAGGGCGGGTTCGGGGCCGGCGCCGACGACTACGTGACGAAACCGTTCAGCCCGCGTGAGCTGGTCTCCCGGATCCAGTCGCTGCTGACCCGCTCCCGAGCCTGA
- a CDS encoding DUF3159 domain-containing protein, whose amino-acid sequence MEQNRESLADLLGGRRGAIDATLPPIAFILGWLAGGRSIVIGVTAAIVVSLAIAVHRLRKGDRFGAVLAGLLGVVVAAMIALYTGNGADFFLPRLLSNAGSAVVWAISIAARWPLLGVIVGAVLGQRTRWRRDPALLRSYGLASWIWVLQYVIRLAVFLPLYFADQVFALGVAQVVLTWPLVAACLAVSWWVMVRTLPKDHPGLRHPQSGRTVSKP is encoded by the coding sequence ATGGAACAGAACAGGGAGTCGCTCGCCGACCTGCTCGGTGGGCGCCGGGGCGCGATCGACGCGACGCTGCCGCCGATCGCGTTCATCCTCGGCTGGCTGGCCGGCGGCCGCTCGATCGTGATCGGCGTGACCGCCGCGATCGTGGTGAGCCTGGCGATCGCCGTTCACCGCCTGCGGAAGGGCGACCGGTTCGGCGCGGTGCTGGCCGGGCTGCTCGGCGTCGTGGTGGCGGCGATGATCGCGCTCTACACCGGCAACGGCGCCGACTTCTTCCTGCCGCGCCTGCTCAGCAACGCGGGCAGCGCCGTGGTGTGGGCGATCAGCATCGCGGCCCGCTGGCCGCTGCTCGGCGTGATCGTCGGCGCCGTGCTCGGCCAGCGGACCCGCTGGCGGCGCGACCCGGCGCTGCTGCGCTCCTACGGCCTGGCCAGCTGGATCTGGGTCCTGCAGTACGTGATCCGCCTCGCCGTGTTCCTGCCGCTCTACTTCGCCGACCAGGTCTTCGCGCTCGGCGTCGCGCAGGTCGTGCTGACCTGGCCGCTGGTCGCGGCCTGCCTCGCGGTGAGCTGGTGGGTGATGGTCAGGACGCTGCCGAAGGACCACCCCGGACTGCGGCACCCTCAGAGCGGCCGGACCGTGTCGAAGCCCTGA
- a CDS encoding glycoside hydrolase family 48 protein, with the protein MRIRPSRRRLAMTAAGVLVAGGMVTVPVSMAYAATACDVVYTTNDWNNGFTASVTLKNLGDPVSSWNLGWAFPGNQQVTNGWAAKYSQSGQNVTASNEAWNGSLATGASITLGFNGSFSGSNAKPASFTLNGTTCAGAANAAPTVSLTSPADGATFTAPADVNLAATAADTDGSITRVEFYRNGLLINTDTTAPYGYATTGLPAGSYTVQARAYDSAGLTATDEHAFTVAGTSASSVATPATLQVAEGASSALNVRLSAAPTGSVSVALAKTGDADVTLGASTATITASNWSTGVNVPVNAAEDADTANGTATITASATGFTSSVTTVTETDNDGGGTPGGAYGEEFLELYNKIKAPANGYFSPEGVPYHSVETLLVEAPDHGHETTSEAFSYWLFLEAQYGRVTENWSPFNDAWRVMEQYIIPKETQSNYNAADPADYAAEADLPSQYPAVGGKIDSSVKVGADPLAAELQASYGTTSVYGMHWLIDVDNVYGFGNCGNGTSRPAYINTYQRGPQESVFETVPHPSCETFNFGRVGNGGFLPIFIGDSSYAQQWRYTNAPDADARAVQAAYWALQWAKEQGNQSQISATIANAAKMGDYLRYAMYDKYFKQPGCASTSCPAGTGKDSSAYLLSWYYAWGGSYGANSGNWSWRIGSSHNHGGYQNPFAAWVLSTVPELTPRSASAKSDWATSLTRQIDFYTWLQSAEGAIAGGATNSWKGNYSARPAGVPTFYGMVYDEKPVYHDPPSNQWFGFQAWSMERVAEYYHESGDARAKAVLDKWVAWAIANTTVSGSTYQVPSTLSWSGQPGGNWQAGTTSVNNSGLHVSIVDYTQDVGVTGAYARTLVYYGAKSGNTQAQTTAKALLDALLTHKDSLGVAIPETRADYNRFDDVYNASTGQGLFIPSGYSGTMPNGDVIAPGKSFLDIRSFYRDDPDFPKVEAYLNGGPAPVFTYHRFWAQVDIALALADYDRLLG; encoded by the coding sequence ATTCGGCCCAGCAGGAGACGGCTGGCGATGACCGCCGCCGGCGTGCTGGTCGCAGGCGGGATGGTGACCGTCCCGGTCAGCATGGCCTACGCCGCGACCGCCTGTGACGTCGTCTACACCACCAACGACTGGAACAACGGCTTCACCGCCAGCGTGACGCTCAAGAACCTCGGTGACCCGGTGAGCAGCTGGAACCTCGGCTGGGCGTTCCCGGGCAACCAGCAGGTCACGAACGGCTGGGCCGCGAAGTACAGCCAGTCCGGCCAGAACGTGACCGCGTCCAACGAGGCCTGGAACGGCAGCCTCGCCACCGGCGCATCCATCACGCTCGGCTTCAACGGCAGCTTCAGCGGCAGCAACGCGAAGCCGGCGTCGTTCACGCTGAACGGCACCACCTGTGCCGGTGCCGCGAACGCCGCACCGACCGTCTCGCTCACCAGCCCGGCCGACGGCGCCACGTTCACCGCACCGGCGGACGTCAACCTCGCCGCCACCGCCGCGGACACGGACGGCTCGATCACCAGGGTCGAGTTCTACCGCAACGGCCTGCTGATCAACACGGACACCACGGCGCCGTACGGCTACGCCACCACCGGACTGCCCGCGGGCAGCTACACAGTGCAGGCCCGGGCGTACGACAGCGCCGGGCTGACCGCGACCGACGAGCACGCGTTCACGGTTGCCGGCACGTCCGCGAGCAGCGTCGCCACGCCGGCCACGCTGCAGGTCGCCGAGGGTGCGAGCTCCGCGCTGAACGTCAGGCTGAGCGCGGCGCCCACCGGATCGGTCTCCGTCGCTTTGGCGAAGACCGGGGACGCGGACGTCACACTCGGCGCCTCGACCGCGACGATCACCGCGTCCAACTGGAGCACCGGCGTCAACGTGCCGGTCAACGCGGCCGAGGACGCGGACACCGCGAACGGCACCGCCACGATCACGGCGTCCGCCACCGGATTCACGTCGTCCGTCACCACGGTCACCGAGACCGACAACGACGGCGGCGGTACCCCGGGCGGCGCGTACGGCGAGGAGTTCCTGGAGCTCTACAACAAGATCAAGGCGCCGGCGAACGGGTACTTCAGCCCCGAGGGCGTGCCGTACCACTCCGTCGAGACGCTGCTGGTCGAGGCGCCGGACCACGGGCACGAGACCACGTCCGAGGCGTTCTCCTACTGGCTGTTCCTGGAGGCGCAGTACGGCAGGGTCACCGAGAACTGGTCGCCGTTCAACGACGCCTGGCGGGTGATGGAGCAGTACATCATCCCGAAGGAGACACAGAGCAACTACAACGCCGCGGACCCGGCTGACTACGCGGCCGAGGCGGACCTGCCGAGCCAGTACCCGGCGGTCGGTGGCAAGATCGACTCGTCGGTCAAGGTCGGTGCGGACCCGCTCGCGGCGGAGCTGCAGGCGTCCTACGGCACCACCAGCGTCTACGGCATGCACTGGCTGATCGACGTGGACAACGTCTACGGCTTCGGCAACTGCGGCAACGGCACCAGCCGGCCGGCGTACATCAACACGTACCAGCGCGGTCCTCAGGAATCGGTCTTCGAGACCGTGCCGCACCCGAGCTGCGAGACGTTCAACTTCGGCCGGGTCGGCAACGGCGGCTTCCTGCCGATCTTCATCGGTGACTCGTCGTACGCGCAGCAGTGGCGCTACACCAACGCACCGGACGCGGACGCCCGCGCGGTCCAGGCCGCCTACTGGGCGCTGCAGTGGGCCAAGGAGCAGGGCAACCAGTCGCAGATCTCGGCCACCATCGCGAACGCGGCCAAGATGGGCGACTACCTGCGCTACGCCATGTACGACAAGTACTTCAAGCAGCCCGGCTGCGCCTCCACCTCCTGCCCCGCCGGCACCGGCAAGGACAGCTCCGCGTACCTGCTCTCCTGGTACTACGCGTGGGGCGGCTCCTACGGCGCCAACAGCGGCAACTGGTCGTGGCGGATCGGCTCCAGCCACAACCACGGCGGATACCAGAACCCGTTCGCGGCCTGGGTGCTCTCCACCGTGCCGGAGCTGACCCCTCGCTCGGCGTCCGCGAAGTCCGACTGGGCCACCTCGCTGACCCGCCAGATCGACTTCTACACCTGGCTGCAGTCGGCCGAGGGTGCGATCGCCGGTGGCGCGACCAACAGCTGGAAGGGCAACTACAGCGCCCGCCCGGCCGGCGTGCCCACGTTCTACGGCATGGTCTACGACGAGAAGCCGGTCTACCACGACCCGCCGTCCAACCAGTGGTTCGGCTTCCAGGCGTGGAGCATGGAACGCGTCGCCGAGTACTACCACGAGTCCGGTGACGCACGCGCCAAGGCCGTGCTGGACAAGTGGGTCGCCTGGGCGATCGCGAACACCACGGTCAGCGGCTCCACCTACCAGGTCCCGTCCACGCTGAGCTGGTCCGGCCAGCCCGGCGGCAACTGGCAGGCCGGCACCACCAGCGTCAACAACAGCGGCCTGCACGTCAGCATCGTCGACTACACCCAGGACGTCGGCGTCACCGGCGCCTACGCCCGGACGCTCGTCTACTACGGCGCGAAGTCCGGCAACACGCAGGCGCAGACCACCGCGAAGGCCCTGCTCGACGCGCTGCTGACGCACAAGGACTCGCTGGGTGTCGCGATACCGGAGACCCGCGCCGACTACAACCGGTTCGACGACGTCTACAACGCCTCCACCGGCCAGGGCCTGTTCATCCCGTCCGGCTACAGCGGCACCATGCCCAACGGTGACGTCATCGCCCCCGGCAAGTCCTTCCTGGACATCCGGTCCTTCTACCGGGACGACCCCGACTTCCCCAAGGTCGAGGCGTACCTGAACGGCGGGCCGGCGCCGGTCTTCACGTACCACCGCTTCTGGGCCCAGGTCGACATCGCCCTGGCCCTGGCCGACTACGACCGACTGCTCGGTTGA
- a CDS encoding response regulator — protein MGGALRAVVIEDEEDLLDLLRGHLSRNGCEVSGYGTAEEGIAAARADPPDLVVVDVLLPDRDGREVIRLLHEDPRTAACPIVICSVLDADDLDDLPTAAVLAKPFGKADVAELMRRLALPRAEVEGN, from the coding sequence GTGGGCGGGGCGCTGCGAGCTGTGGTGATCGAGGACGAGGAGGATCTCCTCGACCTCCTGCGCGGGCACCTCAGCCGGAACGGATGCGAGGTGTCCGGGTACGGGACGGCCGAGGAGGGGATCGCGGCCGCACGCGCGGACCCGCCCGACCTGGTCGTGGTGGACGTCCTGTTGCCCGACCGGGACGGCCGGGAGGTGATCCGGCTGCTGCACGAGGATCCGCGCACCGCGGCGTGCCCGATCGTGATCTGCTCGGTGCTGGACGCCGACGACCTGGATGACCTGCCGACGGCCGCGGTCCTGGCCAAGCCGTTCGGGAAGGCCGACGTGGCCGAGCTGATGCGGCGGCTCGCGCTGCCGCGGGCGGAGGTGGAGGGAAATTGA
- a CDS encoding CHASE domain-containing protein, translating into MTKRDLVRGRTWRGPALASTVLALGLAATGAGALALHSAEDDYAAAALRVRAGSTQAAVAAAVARYTATAQNLAMIAGNAPAIDSATLLAGVDASLARLSRSTLPGAHDVRLIASDAGRSAVAGRPVDGSAPGGDRWNGPPPAVSAAMDVARDTGQIAVSTPHVLPYDRALAGARRQLSFVIAAPVQSADGTTFRGWVLFSLRTGDFLAEALSSGTHATVTASLADAAIRPARSASRPGTPTPRRPTRRPWRCRSRWASGSSRSPCARARR; encoded by the coding sequence GTGACGAAGAGGGACCTGGTGCGCGGACGAACGTGGCGCGGTCCCGCGCTCGCGTCGACCGTCCTGGCTCTGGGCCTGGCGGCGACCGGCGCGGGCGCGCTGGCGCTGCACTCCGCCGAGGACGACTACGCCGCCGCCGCGCTCCGCGTGCGGGCCGGCTCCACGCAGGCCGCGGTGGCCGCGGCGGTGGCGCGGTACACCGCGACCGCGCAGAACCTTGCCATGATCGCCGGGAACGCACCGGCGATCGACTCCGCGACCTTGCTCGCCGGCGTCGACGCGAGCCTGGCCCGGCTGTCGCGTAGCACGCTGCCCGGCGCGCACGACGTGCGCCTGATCGCCTCGGACGCGGGCCGTTCCGCGGTCGCCGGCCGGCCGGTCGACGGCAGCGCACCCGGCGGTGACCGCTGGAACGGCCCGCCGCCGGCGGTCTCGGCCGCGATGGACGTCGCCCGCGACACCGGGCAGATCGCCGTCTCCACGCCGCACGTGCTCCCGTACGACCGCGCGCTGGCCGGCGCGCGCCGGCAGCTGTCGTTCGTGATCGCCGCGCCGGTGCAGTCCGCGGACGGCACCACGTTCCGCGGCTGGGTGCTGTTCAGCCTGCGCACCGGCGACTTCCTGGCCGAGGCGCTGAGCTCCGGCACGCACGCCACCGTGACGGCCTCGCTGGCCGACGCAGCGATCCGGCCGGCCCGATCGGCGTCGCGTCCTGGAACACCGACGCCGCGCCGGCCGACCCGGAGACCGTGGCGCTGCCGGTCGCGTTGGGCCAGCGGCAGCTCACGCTCACCGTGCGCCCGAGCACGCCGTTGA
- a CDS encoding IS30 family transposase produces the protein MAKPGVPYVVRVRFWEGIRAGLSTEEASTAAGVSRWTGMRWFQDAGGVINNGAGAGSGRYLSFEEREEIMLRRDRGESRRSIAVALGREPSTIGRELARNSTVRVGYRAGRADEKARDRRRRPKPVKLADCPRLRRVVQGKLKLKWSPRQIALWLPRRFPDDESMRVSHETIYQSLFVQSRGGLRKELTACLRTGRALRKPRVRSRQQEKRGRIPAMINIRERPAEAADRAVPGHWEGDLIIGEDGGSAIGTLVERSTRYCMLVHLPDGRDAEAVRDALIATITTLPAHLTKSLTWDQGVEMTRHADFTIATGIDVYFCDPHSPWQRGSNENTNGLLRQYFPKGTDLSVHTRQHLDDVAAELNGRPRETLNMRTPAEALNQLLSAPLAA, from the coding sequence ATGGCGAAGCCGGGTGTTCCTTATGTGGTTCGGGTGCGGTTTTGGGAGGGGATTCGGGCTGGTTTGTCTACCGAGGAGGCGTCGACGGCTGCGGGAGTCTCGCGGTGGACGGGTATGCGCTGGTTCCAGGATGCTGGCGGGGTGATCAACAACGGGGCTGGGGCCGGGTCAGGCCGGTATCTGTCGTTCGAGGAACGCGAGGAGATCATGCTGCGGCGTGATCGGGGTGAGTCGCGGCGGTCGATCGCGGTGGCGCTGGGGCGGGAGCCGTCGACGATCGGGCGGGAACTGGCCCGGAATTCGACCGTGCGGGTGGGTTATCGGGCCGGCCGTGCGGACGAGAAGGCGCGTGATCGCCGCCGCCGGCCGAAGCCCGTGAAGCTCGCGGACTGCCCGCGGTTGCGGCGGGTGGTGCAGGGGAAGCTGAAGCTGAAGTGGTCACCGCGGCAGATCGCGTTGTGGCTGCCCCGGCGTTTCCCGGACGATGAATCGATGAGGGTGTCTCACGAGACGATCTACCAGTCGCTGTTCGTCCAGTCCCGGGGTGGGCTGCGCAAGGAGCTGACCGCGTGCCTGCGGACCGGCAGGGCTCTGCGCAAGCCCAGGGTCAGGTCACGACAGCAGGAGAAACGCGGCCGGATCCCCGCAATGATCAACATCCGTGAGCGGCCCGCTGAGGCCGCCGACCGGGCCGTGCCCGGCCACTGGGAAGGCGACCTGATCATCGGTGAGGACGGCGGCTCCGCGATCGGGACTCTGGTCGAACGCTCCACCCGCTACTGCATGCTCGTCCACCTGCCCGACGGCCGGGACGCCGAGGCCGTCCGCGACGCCCTCATCGCCACCATCACGACACTGCCCGCTCACCTGACCAAGTCACTGACCTGGGATCAAGGCGTCGAGATGACCCGCCACGCCGACTTCACCATCGCCACCGGCATCGATGTCTACTTCTGCGACCCGCACTCGCCCTGGCAGCGCGGCAGCAACGAGAACACCAACGGCCTGCTCCGCCAATACTTCCCCAAGGGCACCGACCTGTCCGTCCACACCAGACAGCACCTCGACGACGTCGCCGCCGAACTCAATGGCCGCCCCCGCGAAACCCTCAACATGCGCACACCCGCCGAAGCCCTCAATCAGCTACTATCGGCACCTCTAGCTGCATAA
- a CDS encoding response regulator transcription factor — protein sequence MARVLVAEDDPDIQQLVMYKLGRSGFETMAVADGAAALAAVRRFRPDAVLVDVRMPGINGIELCRELRRTPVTAKLPIVMISAQGRPQDRELAYAAGCDDYLVKPFSPRDLVERVQKLLVEVRA from the coding sequence ATGGCGCGCGTCCTGGTGGCGGAGGATGACCCGGACATCCAGCAGCTGGTCATGTACAAGCTCGGGCGGTCCGGCTTCGAGACGATGGCGGTCGCCGACGGCGCGGCCGCGCTCGCGGCGGTCCGCCGGTTCCGGCCGGATGCGGTCCTGGTCGACGTGCGCATGCCCGGCATCAACGGCATCGAGCTGTGCCGCGAGCTGCGCCGGACACCGGTCACCGCGAAGCTCCCGATCGTGATGATCTCCGCGCAGGGCCGCCCGCAGGACCGCGAGCTCGCCTACGCGGCCGGCTGCGACGACTACCTGGTCAAGCCGTTCAGCCCGAGGGACCTGGTCGAGCGCGTGCAGAAGCTCCTGGTCGAGGTGCGGGCCTGA